From Cygnus atratus isolate AKBS03 ecotype Queensland, Australia chromosome 1, CAtr_DNAZoo_HiC_assembly, whole genome shotgun sequence, the proteins below share one genomic window:
- the LOC118247712 gene encoding claudin-8-like: protein MVSGALQIAGLLVGGIGMIGTFAVTGMPQWRVSAFIEHNIIVFETIWEGLWMHCIRQANIRMQCKVYDSVLALSPDLQASRGLMCAGSALSFLAFLVAVVGMKCTRCRQSSWPAKGYILLTAGLLFILSGAVTLIPVCWVANTIIRDFYNPAVNVAQKRELGEALYLGWVAAFCLLTAGAIFCCFCCCCEKSRSYGYSAPPHHLLHSQHLHRTTESSYSRSQYV from the coding sequence ATGGTTAGTGGGGCTTTGCAGATCGCGGGGCTGCTCGTCGGTGGCATTGGCATGATCGGGACATTCGCAGTCACAGGTATGCCCCAGTGGAGGGTGTCTGCCTTCATCGAGCACAACATCATCGTGTTTGAGACCATCTGGGAAGGCCTGTGGATGCACTGCATCAGGCAAGCCAACATCAGGATGCAGTGCAAGGTCTACGACTCCGTGCTGGCCCTCTCTCCAGACCTGCAGGCATCCAGAGGACTGATGTGTGCCGGGTCAGCGCTCTCCTTCCTGGCATTCCTGGTTGCTGTTGTTGGGATGAAGTGCACGcggtgcaggcagagcagctggccGGCCAAGGGCTATATTCTCTTGACGGCTGGGCTCCTCTTCATCCTCTCGGGTGCCGTCACGCTCATTCCAGTCTGCTGGGTTGCCAACACCATCATCAGGGACTTCTACAACCCCGCAGTCAATGTTGCACAGAAAAGGGAGCTTGGTGAGGCTCTCTACCTGGGCTGGGTGGCTGCCTTCTGCCTCTTGACAGCCGGAGCcatattctgctgcttttgctgctgctgtgagaaATCCAGGAGCTACGGCTACTCCGCACCTCCCCACCAcctgctgcacagccagcatctgcacaggaccaccGAAAGCTCATACTCCAGGAGTCAGTACGTCTAG